In Labilithrix sp., a genomic segment contains:
- a CDS encoding aspartyl protease family protein codes for MLLGGCAETASSSKPRLAAATPGKLTKRALIRYDIRGRPFPLPVVTGHVAGQPVLMLVDTGANSHVIAGWLARKLGLPMKKLGDIGTDHVGKSIAAYRLDGVDIAIDDWGKLATTTLLATEVPPVIEKLGIGAFISPQRLEEEGDAVVLDLAKGELRSAWWDESLREMADKGVRLFDVDQGRTCEDSEGPVRGLAYVMPSVIEQQKVSLLVDTGAQHSDVFIGSSAGQRLLPQSTPNKEAMYTASGPITARKIANARITTGSFSVTANVDLIQGAADASCPRDGVLAMDVLRSCSLLLGRTRIVGRCAPSK; via the coding sequence GTGTTGCTCGGAGGCTGCGCCGAAACGGCGTCGTCGTCGAAGCCGCGCCTCGCCGCCGCGACGCCGGGGAAGCTCACGAAGCGCGCGCTGATCCGCTACGACATCCGCGGGCGGCCGTTCCCCCTCCCCGTCGTCACGGGCCACGTCGCGGGGCAGCCGGTGCTGATGCTCGTCGACACCGGCGCGAACTCGCACGTGATCGCGGGGTGGCTCGCGCGCAAGCTCGGGCTGCCGATGAAGAAGCTCGGCGACATCGGGACCGACCACGTCGGGAAATCGATCGCCGCCTACCGCCTCGACGGCGTCGACATCGCGATCGACGACTGGGGCAAGCTCGCGACGACGACGCTCCTCGCGACCGAGGTCCCGCCCGTCATCGAGAAGCTCGGCATCGGCGCCTTCATCTCGCCGCAGCGCCTCGAAGAGGAGGGCGACGCCGTCGTCCTCGACCTCGCGAAGGGAGAGCTCCGCTCGGCGTGGTGGGACGAGAGCCTGCGCGAGATGGCGGACAAAGGGGTCCGCCTCTTCGACGTCGATCAGGGCCGCACGTGCGAGGACTCGGAGGGACCGGTGCGCGGGCTCGCGTACGTGATGCCGTCCGTGATCGAGCAGCAGAAGGTGTCCTTGCTCGTCGACACCGGCGCGCAGCACTCCGACGTGTTCATCGGCTCGTCCGCCGGCCAGCGGCTGCTCCCGCAGAGCACGCCCAACAAGGAGGCGATGTACACCGCGTCGGGCCCGATCACGGCGCGGAAGATCGCGAACGCGCGCATCACGACCGGCTCGTTCAGCGTCACCGCCAACGTCGATCTCATCCAGGGCGCCGCCGACGCGTCGTGCCCGCGCGACGGCGTCCTCGCGATGGACGTGCTGCGCTCGTGCTCGCTCCTCTTGGGCCGGACGAGGATCGTCGGCCGCTGCGCGCCGTCGAAGTAG